TGCGAACTTTGCTCTGGCCCGGGCGGGCGACTCGTTTGGTCCGATGAGGACTGGCGAGTCGTCCGAGTCGCAGACTCAGAATTCCCGGCGTTCTATCGAGTGATCGCGCTCGAGCATGTTCAGGAGTTCTCCATGCTCAGCGGGCCACAACGCCGCCGGTGCATGGACCTTGTGTGCGCGGTGGAGTCCACTCTCCTCCATGTCCTGACCCCGAGATCGATCAATCTCGCCGCTCTCGGCAACGTGGTTCCACACCTGCATTGGCACGTCGTCGCGCGTTTCGAATGGGACAGCCACTTTCCCAACCCAATCTGGGGCCCCGAGAAGCGGCGCGTGAGACCGTCTCCAGCAGAACATCTGTCGGTTGACCTTGCCGAACTCGACGCGGCTGTTACCACCTCACTGAGTCAATGCGCGGCGCTCTGATGGGCTCATCACGATTGCTCAAGGTCCTCAACACGCTGGTTCTACGCGGGCTGGGATCGGGCATCGCGGTGCTCTTGACCCTGCTCGCGAGTCGATACATGACAGTGACGCAAGCAGCGGCCTTTCTCCTGCTCTTCAACGTCACCACCGTCGGCGCAGTGTGCTTCCGGTGGGGACTGGATGACGTCATCGTTCGCCGAATCGCGTCTTCGTCAGACCCTGCGGCCCGCGAAAGCACCGCAGGGCGTCTGATGCTGTTGGCGCACCGTCGCGTCGCAATCTTTGGGCTGGCGGCAGCGGCCATCGCGGTCATCGCAGGCGCGGCCGGCCTGGACTCTGGGCTACGACCTGCGGAGCTGGCAGTCGCTTTGGTCGTTGCCCTCACCGTCGCCCTCACCGCATGCGCTGGTCGGATCACTCAGGGCAAGGGCCAGACGAACGAGGCAACAGTGATCCTCAACGTCCTGGCTCCCGGCTTGTGCCTCGCGGGTTTGATCGCATTCGTGGGCTTCGGCGAATCGCCAACGTCGGGCGACCTGATGGCTGTCTATGGCGGCGTTTCGCTGGCTGCCTACGCGATCTTCGTGTGGCTTCGAGCCGGTGCCCGCCCGCGCCGCCTCGACACGAGCGAGGGGCGCGCTGCCGACACCGCAGACCGCGCGGCTGCCAATCGCC
This genomic interval from Nocardioides cavernaquae contains the following:
- a CDS encoding HIT family protein, yielding MSTSLGAGVACELCSGPGGRLVWSDEDWRVVRVADSEFPAFYRVIALEHVQEFSMLSGPQRRRCMDLVCAVESTLLHVLTPRSINLAALGNVVPHLHWHVVARFEWDSHFPNPIWGPEKRRVRPSPAEHLSVDLAELDAAVTTSLSQCAAL
- a CDS encoding lipopolysaccharide biosynthesis protein, whose translation is MRGALMGSSRLLKVLNTLVLRGLGSGIAVLLTLLASRYMTVTQAAAFLLLFNVTTVGAVCFRWGLDDVIVRRIASSSDPAARESTAGRLMLLAHRRVAIFGLAAAAIAVIAGAAGLDSGLRPAELAVALVVALTVALTACAGRITQGKGQTNEATVILNVLAPGLCLAGLIAFVGFGESPTSGDLMAVYGGVSLAAYAIFVWLRAGARPRRLDTSEGRAADTADRAAANRLGGVVLAQQALNWGALLVVPLAYGERTFTSFMVTYKVAMLVSLVMLAINFTFASRIAEMHANQNRHELRTLTRAMTLSVGGASILAAIPILLFKDTIYSLGHVPERLDVVLGILLVSQALFAMAAVYALVLSMCHQEAFLLYTQGGIAALGLAVFVVVSVVAPIEVAALALAGNYAVLTIALQRRVGRLLK